ATGAAATGCCATCAACTGTTCTATAAAAATTAGGAACGATGGTTTGCAAATGACCATTGCTTAACCATTTCGGAGATTTTATTGCTATTGATGGTAGTACTGGCATATCTATTTATTGGTCTCAAAAATAGTTAAAACTATGCACTTTAGTGCATTTCGCTTTAGCTTCTAAAAATGTTTACTTTTGTAGTATGGAATACCAAAGGGTCAATGGTCATAGCATATCACGGCTTACAGTACATATTGTTTGGGCTACAAAATATAGATATGCAGTATTGGAAGGAGATATAAAAGTAAGGTGTAGAAGTCTTTTGATGCAAATATGTGAAGCAGAAGATATTGTAATATTGAAAGGAGTAGTATCCAAAGATCATATTCATATGCATATAGAATATCGTCCATCACAATCAATAAGTAGCATGGTAAAATTATTGAAAGGACGCAGTTCACGAAAATTACAGATAGAGTTTCCAGAGTTAAAGAAGAGATATTGGGGTCGTCATTTTTGGGCAATAGGTTATGGTTGCTGGAGTACAGGTAATATAACAGATGAAATGGTAAATGAATATTTAGAACATCATAGGAATCCAAATACGAACTCAAATGATAATTTTATAATTGAATAGAGAAGTACTGTCCGAAATAGGACTTTCAGTCCGTAACAAAACTATGGACTTTTAGTCCATAGTGGTTTATTTAAAAAAATCTAATAAATATTTATTTACTTCTTCTGGACAATCATTCTGTGTCCAGTGTGAACAATTAGATATGTATTTTATGTCTAAGGTTGCATCAACATATTTTTTTGTGTCGTAGGTGAGTTCTTTTCCAAGTGCTTTATCACCTTCGCCCCAAATTAAAAGTGTAGGAACTTGTATATTATTTTTAAATATTTTAAGGTTTGGTTTAGTCTGCAACATTGCTCTGTAATAATTGATAGAACCAGTTAATGCTCCTTTTTTTTGAAATGCATCTACAAAATGTTGTAAGTCTTCATCTGTAAAATTTTCAGGATGAAACATCCAACCACGAAAAAATTGTTTGAAGAAATTGGGTAGTGTATACTTCAAAACTAATTCTGGTAAAATAGGAATTTGATGCATAAACATATACCAACTTCGTAGTAACTGCGATGGATTTTCTCTAAATGATTTCAACATTAATTTTGGATATGGACAGTTTAATACAGCTAACTTTTCTGTTAATTCTGGATACATAGCAGCGAACGACCAAGCAACAGCACCACCCCAATCGTGTCCTACTATAAATGCTTTTTCAAAACCAGATTGTTTGATTAACTCAGCAATATCACTAGCAACAACATCTGTTTTGTAGTTGTTAATGCCTTTAGGTTTATCACTATCATTAAATCCACGCAAATCTGGTGCATAAACGGTATAATGTTCTGCTAAAGTTGGAATCTGATATCGCCAAGTATACCAAAACTCTGGCCAACCATGTAAAAGTACTACAAGTTTTTTGCCTTTTCCTGCTTTGGCAACATGTAAGTTAATTCCGTTTGCTGCTATAAAATCGTGCTGTATATTCATAAATTTTTATTTTAATGATTTTCTGTTTCTTAAATATATGCCAATCATTTTAAAAAACGATTTTGTTTTATCACCAAATGTTATTTTACTATTTTTTCTATAATTAAATTTTGATGGTAAAATTCCGTTGTGCAAAGTAGTTGTAAACAATATTTGATTGTTTTCGTCTATGGCTTGTAGTTGAATAGAATCGTTACCAAAGACTTTTACATTACCAAATGCATTATTAAAGTTTTTATTATTAATACCTTGACCTTTATTGTACACTTTTAAATTTAGTTGTTTTTCTAATATATATCCTAACTCACTATTTTCTTGAGCTAAAGCACCAGCCATTAATTCTGGAAGTGTTGATTTTTTATCATTTTCTACTAAAGCTGTGTGAGCATCACCACTTAACACTACTACATTCTTTATATGATTATTTTGTATGAAATCTATTAATATTTTATTAGTATTAGGAAATGCACACCACAAAGCAGATAATTCTATTGCTACTTCCATTCCAGTTTTTCCGTTTGGCAATTTTCTGTTTTGATTGATCTTCATCATACATAAATCTAACAGCTTTTTCAATTTTGGATTGTACGCCACACTACTCACAATAAATTTCCATGTAGCAGTCGAATTTTTGAGTTCGTTCAATAACCAATTAAGTTGTGTACTATCTAATAACTGATGATTTTTAGTCATTTTATATTTGTACTTTCCTTTTTTAGTTGGTTGAAATATCTCAGTATTTGCACTACGAGTTCCTCTTGTGTCTAAAACAAAAAACTCAGCATTGCCATAAGTAAAGCTATGATAAGCAGATTGTTCACTTTGTATAGGGTAATTAGGAAAATATTGTTGATATGCTTGAATTACATTCGATTTTAAATATTCATTATATTGAATTTCTTTAAATGTAACTGTGGTATTTTGTTTGATAATTTTAGTATATGAATATTTACTACAATCATCTTTAATAAAGTCTTCATCATCGTAGATATAATCAATAGGAATTTGATGTTGTAATGTTGAGAAGTTTGGCAAGCTATATCTTAAATAGTATGATTGCTCAATATTTTTAGTATTGTCTATTGCATAAAATTTTGTAGTATCTGAAGTAGTAAATAATTTTCTGTTTGGATAAATCCAATCGCCAATTTGTATAAAAAACTTTGGATTGTGTTGTTGCATTGTACTAAAAATAGTGTCGCTATAAGGTAAATTTATACAAGAACCAAATGCAAATGAAAAATTGCTATTCGTATTTGTTTTGGGAAATGTAGTAAAGCTACTCTGAAAAATAGTCTGTTCTTTATCGTTGGTAATTCTATAAAAATAAGGTGTATTGGCTTCTAGTTTTTCCATATTTATTTTAATCAAATATTTATTGTCTTCAAAAGGAAAGTTAAGTATATACTTAAAAAGTGAATCTTTAGATAATTGAACAGCACCTTTTATTGTATTATTGGTACTAAAAACTATAGATGCACTATTGTCTGTAACTGCTCCAATAATTGGAATAGTTTTTAAAATATCATCTGCATGAATAAAATTAATATTTATAAAATTTAATAGCATTATTGTTATGAAATAATATCGCTTCATGTGTAAAAAAATGAAAATATTTCTACTTTTGTATAAAGCTAAACATTTTGAACTTTTCCAATAAATTTATTTTTATAGTTGGCAATTCTAGAAGTGGTACGACATTGATGTTGAGAGTATTGAATCAACATCCACAGTTAATGGTATTAAATGAATTGCATTTTTTTGAACAGCTATGGTCATCAAAAGATAAAGACAAAATAATTAGCGAAAGTGAAGCTATTGTTATTGCTGAAAAATTGTTGCTCATTCAAAGAAAAGGTTACAACACTGGTTTTAACGATACTACGGTTTTTACTGAAGAAGCAAAATCTTTAATCAATAGTATTGACAAAAATGAGTTGACTGCCGAAAATGTTTTTTACCAATTTGCCAAACGAGAAGTTGCACTTAACAATAAATCTATTGTTTGCGAAAAAACGCCACAAAATGTATTTTACTTAAAAGAAATTTTCGATTTATTTCCGAACGCTAAAGTTATTAATATGGTTCGAGATCCAAGAGCCATTATGTTGTCGCAAAAAAATAAATGGAAACGCAGAAAATTAGGTGGTTGGTATATTACTAGAAAAGAAAGTATTCGTTTACGCATCAATTATCATCCAATTACGCTGAGCAAATTGTGGAATGCTGCTATAAAAGCTTCGTTAGAATTTAAAAACAACCAAGCAGTAAAAACAATTATATTTGAAAATTTAATTGATAATCCAACTCAAACTATACAAAGCATTTGCAATCATATTGAAGTAGATTTTACTAATAAAATGTTAGAAATAACACAAGAAAGTTCTTCTATTGAAATGGACAGCAAAGCTATTGGCTTTAAAAAAGAAAGAGCTGCAAATTGGAAAAATGGTGGTTTAAATAATACTGAGATTTGGTTTTGTGAAAAAATTTCTGGAAAATATTTTAGCGAATTTGGATTTGAAAAATTAAATCCAAAACCAAATTATCTATTAGTTATTCTATATATAATATTGTTTCCTATAAAGCTTGGTTTAGCACTTTTAATGAATTTAGACCGAATGAAAAGTATTACAGAAACACTCAAAAAGAGATTACAATAAAATTGATAATCTGATTGCTTAATACATATAATTTTAAATTCAAATTATTTTTCTTAACCAGCCAAGTACATGTTTACTTTGTAAAAAATATTTATGTTGTTTTTGGTAGTACTTTATCTTTTTTCTAGTTGATGCTAACTTACCAGTATTCTGTTGAATTATAGTAATGTAATTTTTGTCAACACTTGCCACTATAGCAACATGTCCATATGGATTAAATTTTGT
Above is a genomic segment from Chitinophagales bacterium containing:
- the tnpA gene encoding IS200/IS605 family transposase, translating into MEYQRVNGHSISRLTVHIVWATKYRYAVLEGDIKVRCRSLLMQICEAEDIVILKGVVSKDHIHMHIEYRPSQSISSMVKLLKGRSSRKLQIEFPELKKRYWGRHFWAIGYGCWSTGNITDEMVNEYLEHHRNPNTNSNDNFIIE
- a CDS encoding alpha/beta hydrolase; the encoded protein is MNIQHDFIAANGINLHVAKAGKGKKLVVLLHGWPEFWYTWRYQIPTLAEHYTVYAPDLRGFNDSDKPKGINNYKTDVVASDIAELIKQSGFEKAFIVGHDWGGAVAWSFAAMYPELTEKLAVLNCPYPKLMLKSFRENPSQLLRSWYMFMHQIPILPELVLKYTLPNFFKQFFRGWMFHPENFTDEDLQHFVDAFQKKGALTGSINYYRAMLQTKPNLKIFKNNIQVPTLLIWGEGDKALGKELTYDTKKYVDATLDIKYISNCSHWTQNDCPEEVNKYLLDFFK
- a CDS encoding alkaline phosphatase D family protein; this translates as MKRYYFITIMLLNFININFIHADDILKTIPIIGAVTDNSASIVFSTNNTIKGAVQLSKDSLFKYILNFPFEDNKYLIKINMEKLEANTPYFYRITNDKEQTIFQSSFTTFPKTNTNSNFSFAFGSCINLPYSDTIFSTMQQHNPKFFIQIGDWIYPNRKLFTTSDTTKFYAIDNTKNIEQSYYLRYSLPNFSTLQHQIPIDYIYDDEDFIKDDCSKYSYTKIIKQNTTVTFKEIQYNEYLKSNVIQAYQQYFPNYPIQSEQSAYHSFTYGNAEFFVLDTRGTRSANTEIFQPTKKGKYKYKMTKNHQLLDSTQLNWLLNELKNSTATWKFIVSSVAYNPKLKKLLDLCMMKINQNRKLPNGKTGMEVAIELSALWCAFPNTNKILIDFIQNNHIKNVVVLSGDAHTALVENDKKSTLPELMAGALAQENSELGYILEKQLNLKVYNKGQGINNKNFNNAFGNVKVFGNDSIQLQAIDENNQILFTTTLHNGILPSKFNYRKNSKITFGDKTKSFFKMIGIYLRNRKSLK
- a CDS encoding sulfotransferase — encoded protein: MNFSNKFIFIVGNSRSGTTLMLRVLNQHPQLMVLNELHFFEQLWSSKDKDKIISESEAIVIAEKLLLIQRKGYNTGFNDTTVFTEEAKSLINSIDKNELTAENVFYQFAKREVALNNKSIVCEKTPQNVFYLKEIFDLFPNAKVINMVRDPRAIMLSQKNKWKRRKLGGWYITRKESIRLRINYHPITLSKLWNAAIKASLEFKNNQAVKTIIFENLIDNPTQTIQSICNHIEVDFTNKMLEITQESSSIEMDSKAIGFKKERAANWKNGGLNNTEIWFCEKISGKYFSEFGFEKLNPKPNYLLVILYIILFPIKLGLALLMNLDRMKSITETLKKRLQ